The following proteins are co-located in the Deinococcus metallilatus genome:
- a CDS encoding heme exporter protein CcmB, protein MNAVLTVALKDLRVAGRTRDTLLATAFFAGLVLLVLGLALGGDGAARTPAQTAGTAAGAVWTALALAAAVGAQRAFAQEQEAGALEQLILYPGPHGALYVGKLLGVLGPLLLVAAFTLPVGLILFGAAGAGRAVPWAALALTTVLGVVGFAAGTTFYGSITVNLRAREALLPALAFPILVPVVIATVKATSLLLTGGWSPEVTTWVVFLAAFDLGTVILATLLFGFAVEG, encoded by the coding sequence ATGAACGCCGTCCTCACCGTCGCCCTCAAGGACCTGCGCGTCGCGGGACGCACCCGTGACACGCTGCTGGCAACCGCTTTTTTCGCCGGGCTGGTGCTGCTGGTGCTGGGCCTCGCGCTGGGGGGGGACGGGGCCGCCCGCACACCCGCGCAGACAGCAGGTACGGCGGCGGGGGCGGTGTGGACCGCGCTCGCGCTGGCGGCGGCGGTCGGAGCGCAGCGGGCCTTCGCCCAGGAGCAGGAGGCAGGGGCGCTGGAGCAACTGATTCTCTATCCGGGGCCGCACGGGGCGCTGTACGTGGGCAAGCTGCTGGGCGTGCTGGGGCCGCTGTTGCTGGTGGCCGCGTTCACGCTTCCGGTGGGCCTGATCCTCTTTGGCGCGGCGGGGGCAGGACGGGCGGTGCCCTGGGCAGCGCTGGCCCTCACGACCGTGCTGGGCGTGGTGGGCTTCGCGGCGGGGACGACCTTTTACGGCTCGATCACGGTGAACCTGCGGGCACGGGAGGCGCTGCTTCCGGCGCTCGCCTTCCCCATCCTGGTCCCGGTCGTGATCGCCACCGTCAAGGCGACCAGCCTGCTGCTGACGGGGGGCTGGTCGCCGGAGGTGACGACCTGGGTGGTGTTCCTGGCCGCGTTCGACCTGGGGACGGTGATTCTGGCGACGCTGCTGTTCGGGTTCGCGGTGGAGGGGTAA
- the ccmE gene encoding cytochrome c maturation protein CcmE encodes MTHATPLPRARRRRRSPLPIVLGVLALVGLTAFIAFGNLGKSLEYFVTPTEYMQQRAELEGRPLRIGGLVKAVQYNPQTLDLKFNVTDGGATFPVQYHGAVSDLFKENQGVVVRGTFQGNTFHATELVVKHSEEYRVPQTQADLKKLLQENQSQQ; translated from the coding sequence ATGACCCACGCCACGCCCCTCCCCCGCGCCCGGCGGCGCAGGCGGAGTCCCCTGCCCATCGTGCTGGGCGTGCTGGCGCTGGTGGGGCTGACCGCCTTCATCGCCTTCGGGAATCTGGGCAAGAGCCTGGAATACTTCGTGACGCCGACCGAGTACATGCAGCAGCGCGCGGAGCTGGAAGGCCGCCCCCTGCGGATCGGCGGGCTGGTGAAGGCCGTCCAGTACAACCCGCAGACGCTCGACCTGAAGTTCAATGTGACGGACGGCGGCGCGACTTTTCCCGTGCAGTACCACGGCGCGGTCAGCGACCTGTTCAAGGAAAACCAGGGCGTGGTCGTGCGCGGCACCTTCCAGGGGAACACCTTCCACGCCACCGAACTCGTCGTGAAGCACAGCGAGGAATACCGGGTGCCCCAGACGCAGGCGGACCTCAAGAAGCTCCTTCAGGAAAACCAGAGCCAGCAATGA
- a CDS encoding methyltransferase domain-containing protein, whose product MGNIHQQTPDHWKAEHYRDRHAFVFEASRDLVSGWLAPQAGESVLDLGCGTGELSAQIARSGARVTGVDASADMIAGARARHPGVTFEVQNAHQPTYRAEFDAVFSNAALHWMRPLPAVFSNLHAALRPGGRLTLEMGGAGNVLEVRKAVERALAELGLPALVHPWVFPSPGELATLLETAGFRVERLHRFDRPSVLGGADGFQAWLEGFGQGWLAPLTARERAVVVARAEALARPTLWNGQDWVADYVRLRALATRT is encoded by the coding sequence ATGGGAAACATCCATCAGCAGACGCCGGACCATTGGAAAGCGGAACACTACCGTGACCGCCACGCCTTCGTCTTCGAGGCGAGCCGGGACCTCGTTTCAGGCTGGCTCGCGCCGCAGGCAGGGGAAAGCGTTCTCGACCTGGGCTGCGGCACCGGGGAGCTGAGCGCGCAGATCGCGCGGAGTGGCGCGCGGGTGACGGGGGTGGACGCTTCGGCAGACATGATCGCGGGAGCGAGGGCGCGGCACCCCGGCGTGACGTTCGAGGTCCAAAACGCACACCAGCCGACCTACCGGGCCGAGTTCGACGCAGTGTTCAGCAACGCGGCGCTGCATTGGATGCGGCCACTCCCCGCCGTGTTCAGCAACCTGCACGCGGCGCTGCGCCCCGGCGGACGGCTGACGCTGGAGATGGGTGGGGCCGGAAACGTCCTGGAGGTGCGGAAGGCCGTGGAAAGGGCCCTGGCCGAGCTGGGGCTTCCCGCACTGGTCCACCCCTGGGTGTTTCCCAGCCCCGGCGAGTTGGCAACCCTGCTGGAAACGGCGGGCTTCCGGGTGGAGCGCCTGCACCGCTTTGACCGCCCCTCGGTCCTGGGCGGCGCGGACGGATTTCAGGCGTGGCTGGAGGGGTTCGGGCAGGGTTGGCTGGCCCCGCTGACAGCGCGGGAGCGGGCTGTTGTGGTGGCACGGGCAGAAGCACTGGCACGACCCACGCTGTGGAATGGGCAGGACTGGGTGGCGGATTACGTGCGGTTACGGGCACTCGCCACGAGAACCTGA
- the ccmD gene encoding heme exporter protein CcmD: protein MDKYAGYVIVVYVVTFVLLGGYLAWMWLRLRGLREEDRE from the coding sequence GTGGATAAGTACGCCGGATACGTGATCGTGGTGTATGTGGTGACGTTCGTGCTGCTGGGCGGGTACCTCGCCTGGATGTGGCTGCGCCTGCGCGGGCTGCGCGAGGAGGACCGCGAATGA
- a CDS encoding MarR family winged helix-turn-helix transcriptional regulator, with protein sequence MPHQPANSPGFLLWHATLRWQREIAAALEPLDLTHVQFVLLACTWWLNMQGEQPNQMTVSRQAGTDVKMASQVLRTLESKGLIERMPDPVDTRAKRLKVTERGAELAPRAIAAVEQVDQAFFAPCDNEATLTFLRCLASLEQAAGR encoded by the coding sequence ATGCCTCACCAGCCCGCGAATAGTCCGGGGTTCCTGCTCTGGCACGCCACTCTGCGTTGGCAGCGTGAGATTGCCGCTGCGCTGGAACCCCTCGATCTGACGCACGTCCAATTTGTGCTGCTGGCCTGTACGTGGTGGCTGAACATGCAGGGTGAGCAGCCGAATCAGATGACGGTCTCTCGCCAGGCCGGAACCGATGTGAAGATGGCGTCGCAAGTCCTCCGTACCCTGGAGAGCAAGGGGCTGATCGAACGAATGCCTGATCCTGTAGACACCCGGGCGAAGCGGCTGAAGGTCACGGAGCGGGGGGCGGAACTGGCTCCTCGTGCCATTGCTGCCGTCGAACAGGTAGACCAGGCGTTTTTCGCCCCCTGCGACAACGAGGCGACGCTCACCTTCCTTCGCTGCCTCGCCAGTCTGGAACAGGCTGCCGGTCGCTGA
- the ccsA gene encoding cytochrome c biogenesis protein CcsA, which yields MRQDRVTMLLGAVTLLALGTAVVLGLRAPLDVNQGSLVRLMFVHVPTAWLSYLAYGGTGLFGLLYLLTRQRRWDRLALSSAEIGVLFTLATIVGGMLWAKPTWGVYWVWDARLTTTALSLVVYGGYLLIRGLIDDPERRARVSAVIGLVGTLYVPINYMAVEWWRGVHQTQTLRLLGKPSFEAAPIYGWVLLVGTLAFTLLYVYLLRVRGILAAREEVREERELLEDLASVEVARG from the coding sequence ATGAGACAAGACCGCGTGACGATGCTGCTGGGAGCCGTGACCCTGCTGGCCCTGGGGACCGCCGTGGTGCTGGGCCTGCGCGCGCCGCTGGATGTGAACCAGGGGTCACTGGTGCGGCTGATGTTCGTGCATGTGCCGACCGCGTGGCTGAGCTACCTCGCCTACGGCGGGACCGGCCTTTTCGGGCTGCTGTACCTGCTGACCCGGCAGCGGCGCTGGGACCGGCTGGCCCTGAGCAGCGCCGAGATCGGCGTGCTGTTCACGCTGGCGACCATCGTGGGCGGGATGCTGTGGGCCAAGCCGACCTGGGGCGTGTACTGGGTGTGGGACGCGCGGCTGACCACCACCGCGCTGAGCCTGGTCGTCTACGGCGGCTACCTGCTGATCCGCGGCCTGATCGACGACCCGGAACGGCGGGCGCGGGTATCGGCGGTGATCGGGCTGGTGGGCACACTCTACGTGCCGATCAATTACATGGCGGTCGAGTGGTGGCGCGGGGTTCACCAGACACAGACCTTGAGGCTCCTGGGCAAGCCGAGCTTTGAGGCCGCCCCGATCTACGGCTGGGTGCTGCTGGTGGGAACCCTCGCCTTCACCCTGCTGTACGTCTACCTGCTGCGCGTGCGGGGCATCCTGGCTGCCCGCGAGGAAGTCCGCGAGGAACGTGAACTGCTGGAAGACCTGGCCTCCGTGGAGGTGGCGCGTGGATAA
- a CDS encoding leucine-rich repeat domain-containing protein, with the protein MSHQHTAGLQGAELLAALERSPEPPSTHLNLNSCRLSSLPEGLRRCQDARVLSVYDNDLTTVPDWVWDFTRLTTLNLSANHLSELSADLGRLTELQMLDLGHNDFCRLPDVFASLPDLKFLYLSNNRLTALPESLRRLRSLAYLNITDNAFTALPEWLGELESLVELRAYNNALMSLPGSLGDLKELRVRELHLMKNGLERLPAELGGCTRLNRLMLQGNRLTALPEELGKLPALAELDLRFNALTALPTSLSDLEGLRFLDLRANRLTTLPEGLAFLPNLEKLDVRWNRLSSLPPAFHQLEARGCLVYT; encoded by the coding sequence ATGAGCCACCAACATACGGCGGGTTTGCAGGGAGCGGAGTTGCTGGCGGCGCTCGAACGCAGCCCGGAGCCGCCTTCCACGCACCTCAACCTCAACAGTTGCCGCCTGTCCTCCCTCCCGGAAGGTCTACGGCGCTGCCAGGACGCCCGGGTCCTCAGCGTGTACGACAACGACCTGACCACCGTCCCGGACTGGGTGTGGGACTTCACGCGGCTGACCACGCTGAATCTCTCCGCGAATCACCTGTCTGAACTCTCAGCGGACCTGGGGCGACTCACCGAGTTGCAGATGCTCGATCTGGGGCACAACGATTTCTGCCGTCTCCCCGACGTGTTCGCCAGCCTGCCGGACCTGAAGTTCCTGTACCTCAGCAACAACCGCCTCACGGCCCTGCCGGAATCCCTGCGGCGTCTGCGCTCCCTGGCCTATCTCAACATCACGGACAATGCTTTCACGGCGCTGCCGGAGTGGCTGGGCGAACTGGAGAGCCTGGTGGAGTTGCGCGCCTACAACAATGCCCTCATGTCCCTTCCTGGCAGTCTGGGCGACCTGAAGGAGCTGCGGGTGCGGGAACTTCACCTGATGAAGAACGGCCTGGAGCGCCTGCCCGCCGAGCTGGGCGGCTGCACCCGCTTGAACCGGCTGATGCTGCAAGGCAACCGGCTCACCGCCCTGCCGGAAGAGCTGGGGAAGCTCCCGGCGCTGGCCGAACTCGATCTGCGCTTCAATGCCCTCACCGCTCTGCCCACGTCCCTGTCAGACCTGGAGGGGCTGCGCTTTCTGGACCTGCGGGCCAACAGACTGACGACGCTTCCGGAGGGGCTGGCCTTTCTCCCGAATCTGGAGAAGCTGGACGTGCGCTGGAACCGGCTGTCTTCCCTCCCCCCGGCCTTCCACCAGTTGGAGGCGCGGGGCTGCCTGGTCTACACCTGA
- the secD gene encoding protein translocase subunit SecD — protein sequence MTYNNPNRNRNNRRPPPRRAAPSASRPNPWTGLLLLLTLLASLLYVWRPWEHPKTPLSLWNDQYQFMTLGLDLKGGLRIELAPESGKATRDELDRVKTVIENRINALGVAEPTVTVAGGKRVVVEIPGATPAVQQRAREIIQRTARLEFRIVNQGAQPDPTLARQDPPSGGYKLSDLGPVQATGEVIADAKAATDPTTGRWVVNFQTTDKGAQTFGDFTGKNVGRLMAVVLDDRIQSVATIQQRLFRDVQISGNFSAEDASQLALVLKSGALPIKIKTEAERAIGPTLGADAIRSGAMAALVGILLVFGMLFFYYGFWFGLVAALGLLFSSILILGLLGGFGATLTLPGIAGLVLTIGAAVDGNVISFERIKEEMHKGKGLKNAIGAGYQHSTAAILDVNASHLLSALALYNYSTGPVKGFAVTLIIGVIASTFSNLVFAKWGLQVLAQRRPNASAPTRIPHTSINFMKVAPIVTSISVTLALLGGLVVATKGMNYGVDFSPGTTLTVRASGQTTTEQVRSAVAGAGVAKVTPQSAAIQRDVTPGLAGAQYTVKVPELTSPEVQKLSAAISKLPQGDVQATETVGPAVGQELTQKTVYAVILGLGLILVYVGFRFDFIMGLGSILAAIHDVAIAMGLFSLLGLEFTIASVAALLTLIGYSLNDSIIVSDRIRENLREMRGRPYREIVNVSINQTLSRTVMTSVSTMLPLVSLLVFGGPVLRDFSLILLIGILVGTYSSIYIVAPMVVYLEEWKDKRKGGTRPAKA from the coding sequence GTGACCTACAACAATCCGAACCGCAACCGCAACAACCGTCGCCCGCCCCCCCGGCGCGCGGCACCGAGCGCCAGTCGGCCCAACCCCTGGACCGGCCTGCTGCTGCTGCTGACGCTGCTCGCCAGCCTGCTGTACGTCTGGCGGCCCTGGGAACACCCCAAAACACCCCTTTCGCTGTGGAACGACCAGTACCAGTTCATGACGCTGGGCCTGGACCTCAAGGGCGGCCTCCGGATCGAACTCGCGCCGGAAAGCGGCAAGGCCACCCGCGACGAACTCGACCGGGTGAAGACCGTCATCGAGAACCGCATCAACGCGCTGGGCGTGGCCGAGCCGACCGTGACCGTGGCGGGCGGCAAGCGCGTGGTCGTGGAGATTCCCGGCGCGACCCCCGCCGTGCAGCAGCGCGCCCGCGAGATCATCCAGCGCACCGCCCGCCTGGAATTCCGCATCGTGAATCAGGGGGCGCAGCCGGACCCCACCCTCGCCCGGCAGGACCCGCCCTCGGGCGGCTACAAGCTCTCGGACCTGGGGCCGGTGCAGGCGACCGGTGAAGTGATCGCGGATGCCAAGGCCGCGACCGACCCCACCACCGGGCGCTGGGTGGTCAACTTCCAGACCACCGACAAGGGCGCGCAGACCTTCGGGGACTTTACCGGCAAGAACGTCGGGCGGCTGATGGCGGTGGTGCTGGACGACCGGATTCAGTCGGTGGCGACCATCCAGCAGCGCCTCTTCCGGGACGTGCAGATCAGCGGCAACTTCAGCGCCGAGGACGCCAGCCAGCTCGCGCTGGTGCTGAAGTCGGGCGCGCTCCCGATCAAGATCAAGACCGAAGCCGAGCGGGCCATCGGGCCGACGCTGGGCGCCGACGCGATCCGCAGCGGCGCGATGGCCGCGCTGGTCGGCATCCTGCTGGTGTTCGGGATGCTCTTTTTCTACTACGGCTTCTGGTTCGGGCTGGTGGCGGCCCTCGGCCTGCTGTTCTCCAGCATCCTGATCCTGGGCCTGCTGGGCGGCTTCGGGGCGACTCTCACGCTGCCGGGCATCGCGGGCCTGGTGCTGACCATCGGCGCGGCGGTGGACGGCAACGTGATTTCCTTCGAGCGCATCAAGGAGGAGATGCACAAGGGCAAGGGCCTGAAGAACGCCATCGGCGCGGGCTACCAGCACTCCACCGCCGCGATTCTGGACGTGAACGCCTCGCACCTGCTCTCGGCGCTGGCGCTGTACAACTACTCGACCGGCCCGGTGAAGGGCTTTGCGGTCACCCTGATCATCGGCGTGATCGCCTCCACCTTCTCGAATCTGGTCTTTGCGAAGTGGGGCCTCCAGGTCCTCGCGCAGCGGCGCCCCAACGCGAGTGCGCCCACCCGCATTCCCCACACCAGCATCAACTTCATGAAGGTCGCGCCCATCGTGACCTCGATCAGCGTGACGCTGGCGCTGCTGGGCGGGCTGGTCGTGGCGACCAAGGGAATGAATTACGGCGTGGACTTCAGCCCCGGCACCACCCTCACCGTCCGCGCCAGCGGGCAGACGACCACCGAGCAGGTGCGCTCGGCCGTCGCGGGTGCGGGCGTCGCCAAGGTCACGCCGCAGAGCGCCGCCATCCAGCGCGACGTGACGCCGGGCCTCGCGGGTGCCCAGTACACCGTGAAGGTGCCCGAGCTCACCTCGCCCGAGGTGCAAAAGCTGAGTGCCGCGATCAGCAAACTGCCCCAGGGTGACGTGCAGGCCACCGAGACGGTCGGCCCCGCCGTCGGCCAGGAACTGACGCAGAAGACCGTTTACGCCGTGATTCTGGGCCTGGGCCTGATCCTGGTGTACGTCGGCTTCCGCTTCGACTTCATCATGGGCCTGGGCAGCATCCTCGCGGCGATTCACGACGTGGCAATTGCGATGGGCCTCTTCAGCCTGCTGGGCCTGGAGTTCACGATTGCCAGCGTGGCGGCGCTGCTGACCTTGATCGGTTACTCGCTGAACGACTCGATCATCGTCTCCGACCGCATCCGCGAGAACCTGCGTGAGATGCGCGGACGCCCCTACCGCGAGATCGTGAACGTCTCCATCAACCAAACGCTCTCGCGCACGGTGATGACCTCCGTCAGCACCATGCTGCCGCTGGTCAGCCTGCTGGTCTTCGGCGGCCCGGTGCTGCGCGACTTTTCACTGATCCTCTTGATCGGCATCCTGGTCGGCACCTACAGCTCCATCTACATCGTCGCGCCGATGGTGGTGTACCTGGAGGAGTGGAAGGACAAGCGCAAGGGCGGAACGCGGCCCGCGAAGGCGTGA
- a CDS encoding SRPBCC family protein, which produces MWEYEHQATTSATPEAIYRLWSNVGTWHNWNPDVVRAELDGPFAAGSHIVMTTTQDTIHLRLAEVEENRSFVDEVKLDGVLVRTIHRLQALENGLTLVTYRMEITGPGVDQLGPEIGPAITGDFPDTIASLVEYAER; this is translated from the coding sequence ATGTGGGAATACGAGCATCAGGCGACGACTTCCGCCACACCTGAGGCCATCTACCGCCTTTGGTCCAATGTTGGTACCTGGCACAACTGGAACCCCGATGTCGTCCGGGCAGAACTTGATGGTCCTTTTGCTGCTGGAAGCCACATCGTCATGACGACGACACAAGACACGATTCATCTCCGTCTGGCGGAAGTCGAAGAGAACAGGTCTTTCGTTGACGAGGTGAAGCTGGATGGTGTGTTGGTTCGCACCATCCACCGGCTCCAAGCGCTCGAAAACGGCCTCACCCTGGTGACTTACCGCATGGAGATCACTGGCCCCGGAGTTGACCAGCTCGGACCGGAAATCGGCCCGGCGATCACCGGCGATTTCCCCGACACCATCGCGTCTCTCGTTGAATACGCCGAACGTTGA
- the ilvD gene encoding dihydroxy-acid dehydratase — MTDTTTKKRLNWNSHHITQGDERAPNRAMLRAVGFEDGDFDKAIIGVAHAQSNITPCNNGLGELADHITGAIREGGAMPQVYGTITVSDGISMGTEGMKCSLVSREVIADSIETVSRGQSHDGVIVVGGCDKNMPGAMIGIARLNIPAIFVYGGTIKPGHYEGKDLTIVSVFEAVGAYGAGKMSREDFEQIEKRACPGNGSCGGMYTANTMSSAFEAMGMSLPHSSTMSAVDAEKAVSAADSARALLGLIEQDIRPLDILTKEAFENAITVVMAVGGSTNAVLHLMAIAHACDIDLTLEDFERIRERTPIFCDLKPSGKYVATDLHEVGGIPRVMKMLLSAGLLHGDCLTVTGKTVAENLADVPDQPDPGQDVMLPFDQPLYPQGHLAILRGNLAPEGSVAKISGLKQIKITGPARVFDSEEECMAAIMGDQIRAGDVLVIRYEGPRGGPGMREMLSPTSAIIGKGLGDSVGLITDGRFSGGTYGLVVGHVAPEAYVGGPIALVQEGDTIELNAETCELTLHVDEAELARRRAAWVAPEPRYKRGVLAKYARVVSSAARGAVTD; from the coding sequence ATGACCGACACGACGACCAAGAAGCGGCTGAACTGGAACAGCCACCACATCACGCAGGGCGACGAGCGTGCCCCCAACCGCGCGATGCTGCGGGCGGTGGGCTTCGAGGACGGTGACTTCGACAAGGCGATCATCGGCGTGGCACACGCGCAGAGCAACATCACGCCCTGCAACAACGGCCTGGGCGAACTGGCCGACCACATCACCGGCGCGATCCGCGAGGGCGGCGCCATGCCGCAGGTGTACGGCACCATCACGGTGTCGGACGGCATCAGCATGGGCACCGAGGGGATGAAGTGCAGCCTGGTCAGCCGGGAAGTGATCGCGGATTCCATCGAGACCGTCTCGCGCGGCCAGTCGCACGACGGCGTGATCGTGGTGGGCGGCTGCGACAAGAACATGCCCGGCGCGATGATCGGCATCGCCCGCCTGAACATTCCCGCCATCTTCGTCTACGGCGGCACCATCAAGCCTGGGCACTACGAGGGGAAAGACCTCACCATCGTCTCCGTCTTCGAGGCGGTGGGGGCCTACGGCGCGGGCAAGATGAGCCGGGAGGACTTCGAGCAGATCGAGAAACGGGCCTGCCCCGGCAACGGCTCCTGTGGCGGCATGTACACGGCCAACACGATGAGCAGCGCCTTCGAGGCGATGGGGATGAGCCTGCCCCATTCCTCCACGATGAGCGCCGTGGACGCGGAAAAGGCCGTCTCCGCCGCCGACAGCGCCCGCGCCCTGCTGGGGCTGATCGAGCAGGACATCCGCCCGCTGGACATCCTGACCAAAGAAGCCTTCGAGAACGCGATCACCGTGGTGATGGCCGTCGGCGGCTCCACCAATGCCGTGCTGCACCTGATGGCGATTGCCCACGCCTGCGACATTGACCTCACCCTGGAGGACTTCGAGCGCATCCGCGAGCGCACGCCGATCTTCTGCGACCTGAAACCCAGCGGGAAGTACGTCGCCACCGACCTGCACGAAGTCGGCGGCATTCCGCGCGTGATGAAGATGCTGCTCTCAGCGGGTCTGCTGCACGGTGACTGCCTGACGGTGACCGGCAAGACGGTGGCCGAGAATCTGGCGGACGTGCCGGACCAGCCCGACCCCGGCCAGGACGTGATGCTGCCCTTCGATCAGCCGCTCTACCCGCAGGGGCACCTCGCCATCCTGCGCGGGAACCTGGCTCCCGAAGGCAGCGTCGCCAAGATCAGCGGCCTGAAGCAGATCAAGATCACCGGCCCCGCCCGCGTCTTCGACTCGGAAGAGGAGTGCATGGCGGCCATCATGGGCGACCAGATTCGCGCCGGAGACGTGCTGGTGATCCGCTACGAGGGACCGAGGGGTGGCCCCGGCATGCGGGAAATGCTCTCACCCACGAGCGCGATCATCGGCAAGGGCCTGGGGGACAGCGTGGGCCTGATCACCGACGGGCGTTTCAGTGGCGGCACCTATGGTCTGGTGGTCGGCCACGTCGCGCCCGAAGCGTATGTGGGCGGCCCCATCGCCCTGGTACAGGAGGGCGACACCATCGAACTGAACGCCGAAACGTGCGAACTGACGCTGCACGTGGACGAGGCCGAACTCGCCCGCCGCCGGGCCGCGTGGGTGGCACCGGAGCCGCGTTACAAGCGGGGGGTGCTGGCGAAGTACGCGCGGGTGGTGAGCAGCGCGGCTCGGGGAGCGGTGACGGACTGA
- a CDS encoding ABC transporter ATP-binding protein yields the protein MGREVILRGVNLDVPAGEGVTLLGENGAGKTTLLRLLSSGLRPTRGEGRVLGFDLRDGRAVRDFIHLMPVDAGLYPDLTGAENLEFALQMHGQRGDVAGALRRVGLERAAQRRVRFLSAGMRKRLALARAHLLARPVTLVDEPFANLDDAGRQLALDLLGDLKARGVTLVVAAHEPHLARQVAPRALRLAGGKLEEVSG from the coding sequence TTGGGCCGTGAGGTCATCCTGCGCGGCGTGAATCTGGATGTGCCCGCCGGAGAGGGCGTCACGCTGCTGGGGGAGAACGGGGCGGGCAAGACGACGCTGCTGCGGCTGCTGTCATCGGGGTTGCGGCCCACCCGGGGCGAGGGGCGGGTGCTGGGCTTCGATCTGCGGGACGGGCGGGCGGTGCGGGACTTCATTCACCTGATGCCGGTGGACGCGGGGCTTTATCCCGACCTGACGGGCGCGGAGAATCTTGAGTTTGCTCTTCAGATGCACGGGCAACGCGGGGACGTGGCGGGGGCGCTGCGGCGGGTGGGGCTGGAACGGGCAGCACAGCGGCGGGTACGGTTCCTGTCGGCGGGGATGCGCAAACGGCTGGCGCTCGCGCGGGCACACCTGCTGGCCCGGCCCGTCACGCTGGTGGACGAGCCGTTCGCCAACCTGGACGACGCGGGACGGCAGCTCGCGCTCGATCTGCTGGGCGACCTCAAAGCGCGGGGCGTGACGCTGGTGGTGGCCGCGCACGAACCGCATCTGGCGCGGCAGGTGGCGCCGCGGGCACTGCGGCTGGCGGGCGGGAAGCTGGAGGAAGTCAGTGGTTAG
- a CDS encoding cytochrome c biogenesis CcdA family protein: protein MFASPGAPSVTVAFLAGLISFLSPCVLPLVPSYLGVIGGARAPVMRALGFILGFGLVFIALGATASSLGALLAPHKILLGRLAGLLIVFFGLVMLGVIRLPWLMRDTRALADAGGYGPVALGAAFAFGWSPCLGPALGSILGLAASSASLGTGVGLLAAYTLGLAVPFLLAALLWHRLNLRRLNRYAGVFEKVGGAVLVLVGVLMLTGQFTRLATFFYEVMPTWLKV, encoded by the coding sequence ATGTTCGCTTCGCCCGGTGCCCCGTCCGTCACGGTGGCTTTCCTCGCGGGCCTAATTTCCTTCCTCAGCCCGTGCGTCCTGCCGCTGGTGCCGAGTTACCTCGGCGTGATCGGCGGGGCGCGGGCACCGGTTATGCGGGCGCTGGGCTTCATCCTGGGCTTCGGGCTGGTCTTTATCGCGCTGGGGGCGACGGCGAGCAGTCTGGGGGCGTTGCTGGCACCGCATAAGATTCTGCTGGGGCGGCTGGCGGGCCTGCTCATCGTCTTCTTCGGGCTGGTGATGCTGGGCGTGATTCGCCTGCCCTGGCTGATGCGCGACACCCGGGCGCTGGCGGATGCGGGCGGGTACGGCCCGGTGGCGCTGGGCGCCGCCTTTGCCTTCGGCTGGAGTCCCTGCCTTGGGCCAGCCCTGGGGAGCATCCTGGGGCTGGCGGCCAGCAGCGCGAGCCTGGGCACCGGGGTGGGCCTGCTGGCGGCCTACACGCTGGGCCTGGCGGTGCCGTTCCTGCTGGCCGCGCTGCTGTGGCACCGCCTGAACCTCCGGCGCCTGAACCGCTATGCCGGGGTGTTCGAGAAGGTGGGCGGCGCGGTGCTGGTGCTGGTCGGCGTGCTGATGCTGACCGGGCAGTTCACGCGGCTGGCGACGTTTTTCTATGAGGTGATGCCGACGTGGCTGAAGGTATGA